The DNA sequence TTGTGCATCTTGTTGGCCAGCGCCGGATGGTAGCGGCTCAGGCCAAGCAGATCCGCTTCGATGGTACAGGATATTTTCGGGGTTTCGAGATCCTTTTGGTAGTAAGGATAGAACCGTCCGAAATCCGTCCAGAAAATCTTGGCAAGCTCGTAGTCGCGCACCTCGGTGCCGCAGTGCCTGGAGACAACGGTCTTGCCAAGGCTCTTTAAAAGCGGCAGGTCCACCAGGCGGGGCAACAGGGACGACCCCGAGTTGAAGATGAAGATGTCGTATTGTTCCACAAAGGTATAAAATGAAGGGGGAGGCGTGGGGACGACCTCGCCGTGCTCATTGGTGGCGTAAGTGGTCTTGTCCAGGAAATCCACTTCGGACAGGGTGTATTCAAGGCCACTGTAGAGCCTGGACTTGGCGTAGACCAGGCTGTCCACCTGGTGGCCGAGTTCCCTGAAACCGAGGCTCAGGTTGTATGTGTTTCGGGCGATTTCAGCCGTGCCGATGAGAATGCGTTTGCCCATGCCGGTTCCTACTTGGATGCAATAACTTCGTAACAGCAGGTCAGGCCGTTATACTCGCCGGGAAAGAAGCTGGTCGGGGGATGCTCTCCGTTGGTCAAATCGATGCATCCTTCGTCTTCCATGGCCGTTATGGTGAAGCCGATCTCATCAAGGCATGTCCGCATCTCGTCCTTTTCCACCACCACCTGACCCAGTTCCGGGCCTTTGCCGGTCTCTTCGTACTCAAGAGTGTTCTTGAGGGACAGGGCTGTGAAGAAACGAGGCGAACGCTGGGCGGTCTTGTGCGGCTCCTCGACCCATTGCCGGACGAAATAGCCGAGTGCATTGGCCGTGAAGTATGCCCGCCCACCGGGTTTCAGGACCCGGTGCAGCTCCTGGAGGCTTTCTTTCCACGGGGTGCAGGTGAGTGAGACATAGCAGAAAGCACCATCAAAGGTGTTGTCCTCATAGGGGAGTGTCTCCAGCCTGGATTGGACGGCTTTGATGGAGTCTATGCCGAGGTCGTGAGCCAGGGTATTGACGATTTCTGCGCGTACCGGGGAGATGTCGCAGGCATCCACACGGCGGTTCAGCTCCGCCAGGCACAGGGTCCATTGCCCGAAGCCGCAGCAAGCATCCAGTACCCGGTCCATGTCGGTGAATCGGATGGCCCTGAGTCGTTTTGTGTAGCGCGCTAGCGGCGGTGTGAAGACCCGCTCGAACAACGCGGGTTCACGGGGGCCGAGGCGGTCCTCATAGTCCCTGAGGTAATTTTGGACATGTTTCGTGACTGCTGCTTCAGTGATTGTGGTCATGGGCGTTCCTCTGAGCATTGGAATTCGGCGTCATCCTGAAAACGAGGCTACAGCCGAGATCAATTGATCCGGGTCCACCTCGTCATGGCAGGGCAGGGTCAGTGTCGTTTCCTGTAGCCGCATGGCAATGGGCTGCACGTCGTCGTATTTTTCACGATAGAATTTCGTATTACTCAGGCAGTAGGTTCCCAGCGAACTCTCCACTCCCTGATGGGCCAGATGGTGGATGAGTCTGTCGCGGTCCATGCCTTCGGGCACGGTGTAGACTAAGGATTGCACGTTGTGGTGCACGTCTGTTCCAGTCTCCTGTGGCCTGAACCCCAGGCTCCTGAGCTCGTGCGTACATGCATTGCGGAACTGTTGGCGGCGCTGAATGATGTCATCCAGCCGGGAAAGCTGGGCCAGGCCCATGGCCGCCTGGATTTCGCTCATCCGGTAATTGAATCCGGGAGCGACGAATTCAAGATGATCTTCCACCATCGTGCCGCCGTGGTTGAGGAGCAGGGCCAGCGACTCGGCCATGG is a window from the Pseudodesulfovibrio sp. S3 genome containing:
- a CDS encoding class I SAM-dependent methyltransferase, which translates into the protein MTTITEAAVTKHVQNYLRDYEDRLGPREPALFERVFTPPLARYTKRLRAIRFTDMDRVLDACCGFGQWTLCLAELNRRVDACDISPVRAEIVNTLAHDLGIDSIKAVQSRLETLPYEDNTFDGAFCYVSLTCTPWKESLQELHRVLKPGGRAYFTANALGYFVRQWVEEPHKTAQRSPRFFTALSLKNTLEYEETGKGPELGQVVVEKDEMRTCLDEIGFTITAMEDEGCIDLTNGEHPPTSFFPGEYNGLTCCYEVIASK